ATTACTTCTGATGGTTTTAGGTCTATTTCCCAAGTCCTTTTGTACACTTCTTGGGCATGGAAGCGTTTAGGAAATGAACGTTACGATATCATCGAAGCCAATCACTGCCCCATCTTCCCCACGTTCTCCTCTTGGTACCACTCTAGGGTTAATCACATACCCCTATCCGTAACTTTTCATGAAGTTTGGTTCGATCATTGGTACCACTATGTACCATCGAGCATCTATGCACCGCTGGGGATGATCATGGAGAAGGCCATGAGCCGCCTTCCATCTCTTTATATCGCTGTGAGCAGATTTACAGCCGATAAACTAGAAAAGTTGTTACATATAGATAATAGGAAGATCGTTATCATTCCCAATGGTGTTAATTTGGATATGTTCAATGGTGTCGATGTAAAGAAGGATAGAAATAAGATCATATATTTCGGTCGTTTAAATCCTCATAAGAGAGTTGACCTCCTTTTGGAAGCAATGAAGATCGTTATAGAGGATTACCCAGATGTGAAGTTAGAGATCGTTGGTGATGGTCCCATGAGAAGGTTTTATGAAGAGTATACATTGAAGAATGGATTAAAAGACCATGTGTCTTATATAGGTAATGTTAGCGATTTGGAGTTGGTGATAAAATTGAAGAGTTCGTACATATACGTTCTACCTTCCATTAGAGAGGGACAGAGTATAACGACTCTGGAGGCCATGGCCGCTGGAACTCCTCAGGTCGTCGTCATGAGCGATGATAGTGGAGCTTCTCAATTGTTACATGAGAGTAAGAGTGGCATCATCGTTCGAGCATCTGCCCTTTCCATAGCTGAGGGTATCAAGATGCTGTTGGACGATAGGAATTCATGGTTAAAGTTTCGAGATAATGGCTTGAAGTACGTGAAAAATTATACGTGGGATTTCGCCGCCGAAGAGTATAATAGGGCATATACAAGTTTGGTTAATTATATGGCATGAATATTCGTAGACCACTGTACAAGTTAATGCCCATTGTGAGTTTGATCGTAGTTTACATCATCGTTTATTACCTACTAATTTCTAACGTCCTCTTTACCAAAACTGGAGACATCGTATGGTTAAGCGCTATGAATGATTTGTGGGGAAGTTATTACAGGTACAATTCCTTC
This genomic interval from Thermoprotei archaeon contains the following:
- a CDS encoding glycosyltransferase family 4 protein, with the translated sequence MRIALVTETFPPFNGGSSRRYFEVFRRLVKKGHEVDVFTVRLNESWSKFEEIDGLRVFRTDMVLRNFITSDGFRSISQVLLYTSWAWKRLGNERYDIIEANHCPIFPTFSSWYHSRVNHIPLSVTFHEVWFDHWYHYVPSSIYAPLGMIMEKAMSRLPSLYIAVSRFTADKLEKLLHIDNRKIVIIPNGVNLDMFNGVDVKKDRNKIIYFGRLNPHKRVDLLLEAMKIVIEDYPDVKLEIVGDGPMRRFYEEYTLKNGLKDHVSYIGNVSDLELVIKLKSSYIYVLPSIREGQSITTLEAMAAGTPQVVVMSDDSGASQLLHESKSGIIVRASALSIAEGIKMLLDDRNSWLKFRDNGLKYVKNYTWDFAAEEYNRAYTSLVNYMA